TGAGCTGCTCGCGGGTGACGACCGAGACCGATTGCGGGGTGTCGATCAGCGCGGTGTTGGTCTTGGTGGCGGTGGGGCTGACCCGGGCGACGTAGCCGGTGACCCCCGAGGGCCCGCCGCCGCCCCCGCTGGTGGCCGAACTGTTGCCGTCACCGCCGCTGACATTGCCGTCCGCGCCGGAGACGACCGCGGCGGCCGGGGCGGGGCCTGCGGCCTCCACGGAGATCTCGTTGAGCTGCACCTTCGCCTCCTGGGCGAGGGCGGAGCCGGCGAGCGCCGTCGAGGCGAGCAGAACCGTGAGGCGGACCGAACGCATGAACCCTCGAAGCCCGAACCGGCACCGGTGACCGGCGATCGCGCGCTCACGATGGGCTGCTCAAGGATGATCGGGCAAGGTAGATTCGTGTTGAAAATCACACAGTTAGAAGACCTAAAATCTATAACCGTTCCAGCTTGGCGCGCTATACAGAGCCGGACCTGCATTCAATGCGTAGCCGGACCCGCCACGCGCAGCAGAGCTGTCGGCGCCCCGCCGAGATCTTCGGGGGCGCGCTGCTTCATCTGCGCCGCCCGATCTCAGAACTCCAGCGGCGGCTCCCGCAGGGCGTCGGCCTCCCGGGTGCAGGTCGCCTGATCGGGCGCGGTCCCGGCCCCGGCGAGGGCGGCGCGCAGCTCGGCGCGGGCCTTCTCCAGGTCGGCCCGGAAGGTCGGGTCGCCCATCAGGGCGGCGAAGACCGCGGTGCCGGTCAGGCGCCCCGCGACCACGTCGCTGAGCCAGTGGACGCCGCAGACGATCCGGCTCTCGCCGTAGGCCCGGCCGCGGACCAGGATCGGGGTCGCCTTTTCGGGCACCAGGGCCGCCAGGATCAGCGCGTAGGCCCAGCCTTGCGTCGCGTGGCCGGAGGGATAGCTGAAGCTGTCGGCCAGCGCCTGGCTGCGCTGGACGCAGATCGGGGCCTCGTTGCCCACGAAGGGCCGCAGGCGGCGGTAATGCACCTTGGGGCCGCGGGTTGCCCGGGCGAGGTCGAGGCGGGCCCGCTCCAGCAGGTTGATCACCGCCGGTACCCGGGTCTGGTCGATCCGAGTACCGAGCACGCAGGCGAAGTTCTCCAGAACCGCGGCGGCGCCCTCGGCGACGTCGTTGCTGGCGATCTCCCAGCGCGGGCTGCCCTTGAGGGCGCGGGTGCTGCTGAAGGCCGCCCGGTCGGCCTTGTCGAGGGGCGCGTCGTGGGCCGGCGGCGCCGGCAGGATCTTGAGGGCGTCGGGCAGCGCCGTGTCGGCGAGATAGGGTTTCGCCGCCGGCTTGCCGGGCTTGAGCGTGTCGGAGCCGAGCGACGGCGCCACGCCCGGCGGGGCAGGGCGGGGCATGTCCTCGGCCAGCGCCGGGACCGCCGCGGCGAGGAGAACGGCGAGGAGAGCGGGGCGGACGGGCGGAGCGAGGCGGGACGGGGTGCGCAGCATCGGATCCGGGGCTCTATCGGCTGGAAACCTGCGGGCCAGTCCCGCTGCCGGACGAACGGCTCAACCGGCCCGCTCAGTCCCTGCACAGGCGGGCGGTCCTGTCCAGATGGGGCCCGTCGCGCCCTGCGCTGAGGGACGTCAGCCCGCCCGGATCGCGGCCGCCACGGCCTCCGGATGTTCCTCGTGCGGGCTCAGCGCCCCGGGGATCACCGCGCCCGTCACCCGGCCGCCGGCGATCAGGGCGTCCATCTCGGCCCCCGAGCGGCGCGGGGCGCCCTCGGGCCGCAGCACCAGGATCGGCGGCAGGGCCGCGTCGAACAGGTCGAGGAAGGCCGCGCGGCTGGCCACCGGGTCGAGGCCGCCGGTGACGAAGGCCGCGGTGCCGAACCGGCCGTTGCGCTGGCGGGTGATCGCGTGCTTGTCGCGGACCACGGCCGGCGTCACGCGCGCCGCGTCGGCGTAGACATGGGCGCGCATCATCCGGCCGATGATCGGCGGGCTGATGTTGATCCGGTAGAGCGCCTCGCCGAAGATCGGGGCCTCCACGGCCCGGCGGATGCGCGGGAACCAGTGCGCGCGGCCCGGCATCGCGGTGGGCAGCGGCCCCCGCCAGGTCGGCGCCACCAGGACCAGCCGGGCGAAGGTGCCGGGATGGCGCCGCGCC
This window of the Methylobacterium tardum genome carries:
- a CDS encoding acid phosphatase, which codes for MLRTPSRLAPPVRPALLAVLLAAAVPALAEDMPRPAPPGVAPSLGSDTLKPGKPAAKPYLADTALPDALKILPAPPAHDAPLDKADRAAFSSTRALKGSPRWEIASNDVAEGAAAVLENFACVLGTRIDQTRVPAVINLLERARLDLARATRGPKVHYRRLRPFVGNEAPICVQRSQALADSFSYPSGHATQGWAYALILAALVPEKATPILVRGRAYGESRIVCGVHWLSDVVAGRLTGTAVFAALMGDPTFRADLEKARAELRAALAGAGTAPDQATCTREADALREPPLEF
- a CDS encoding alpha/beta fold hydrolase; the encoded protein is METQALSLTVAGRPVPTPCDVIGQGQDALLLPALSTISARAEMRDLARALGTGYRCRIPDWPGFGARPRTRVPLAPETFHAFLDALLEAAPGPYALGVAAGHAAGYLVAAARRHPGTFARLVLVAPTWRGPLPTAMPGRAHWFPRIRRAVEAPIFGEALYRINISPPIIGRMMRAHVYADAARVTPAVVRDKHAITRQRNGRFGTAAFVTGGLDPVASRAAFLDLFDAALPPILVLRPEGAPRRSGAEMDALIAGGRVTGAVIPGALSPHEEHPEAVAAAIRAG